The genomic window CAAAAGGTTTGATTTTCGTCATTTCCCGCTTGGCGTAGATTTTCAGAAGTTCCTGCGCCAGCACCTTGGCTTCTTGTTTTACTTTGCGGGTCAACTGGTACCATTGGCCGCCGGAGAGTCGATGCAACTTCGGATTGGAGACGCCAATGTACTTTGAAATCTTGTCAGCACTCTCCACCGGGACGTATAGCTTGTCACGCTCGGAATATTCAAGGATAAAATATTCTTTTGTGATTCCTTCTACCACGTTTTGGGCCATGCCGGCGAATTGGCCAATGCCATGGTCTAGGTGCACCACAAAATCCCCTGGCTGTAATTCCATAATAAATGCTTGATCCACTCGTTTTCGCGGTGATTGTTCCTCGATGACGTCACCGAATATTTCTCGGTCAGTGAGAAGTAAAAATTTACTCGGTGCATTACTAAACCCGGAGAGCTCCCGTATCATTGGCCAGAGATGGATGGGCGCCGCTACTTTTTTTTCTTTGAATAATTTTTCCAGCTGGTGTGATTGCTGGGTAGCGATAGCGATGCGCCAATGTTGACCGGTAAATTTCTTGATATCTTCAGCCAGCTGTTCAAAACCCTTGTGGTACAGCGGGGCGTGTTCAAATGCGAGGGTACGGGCAGCGGTATCAAAATCTTTTACCACGATCCGGCTGTAGTGCTTAAATTCTTTTTCAATTGCCTCCCAATCATTAATTATTCCTGGTGGTTCAGTAATGTCGTTATAGAATAACACCGGGCGCTCCAGTGCAGACAAATATTGAGTGAAGCTGGCGCGGGTGTGGTGAGACTTAAATTTTCGCGCAATAATTTGAGCGTGTTCGACTGTTTCAGCCAGACGCTTGTCAACCGGATTGAACCACTGCATTTGCTCAATACCTGTAGCATTGAATTCAATGCGCAGTGGCCGATCTGTATTCATGGGGAATACATCCATGATGCCGCCGTGCCGAGCGAAGTATCCCGCTTCGCTGGCGTGAGTCGAAAAATCATACCCCATGCTGATCAACTGCTGTGACAGCGCCGCTGGTTGGGTCGATTGATTCTTCGTTAGATTGAGCAGATGGTCTTCAACCACGCTCACCGCAGGAAGTTTTGCTTCTAATTGTGCCAGGTCAGCCAGGACGACGTGGGGTTCGTGGGCGCTGAGTTGTGCCAGACGGGCAGGCGTCACCTGATCGAGCTGCCACAGCCGTCGATTGATTTTATACTGACGATGCCAGTACTCCAGCAGTCGCTGCGCCGACGGCAATTCCTCGGTGCTTAAGAGCCAGAAAATTACCCGATGTTGCAGCTCGGGATTACGGGTTAAAAAATATGATTGTGTAGTGAGATTAGGGAGTCCGCGAACGCCAATTTCAGACGGCGTAGCCAGCAGTCGGTTAACTGCCGTGAAAAGCGCTTCGGGATCACCCATCTCTGATCGGGGACCAGGCACGGGGGGTTATTTTTACCTGCTAATTTTTGGTGTTTTTGACTGAAAATGCTCCCGGGGCATCCGGGGCTTGACAGTGCAGTTTTTCTCTGCTAACGTGTATTATTACAGTTTTTTAAAAAAAGGCAAGTCCGAGCGCTGCATATCAGCTGTTCGTGGATATATTTCTGCCTACCAAGCGGCGAACGCAAGGCAACCCCTCCTAACGCTTTGTCAGTAACCCCAAGATAAGGTTATGTAGTTTATTCTATGTAATCTTACGCTTGGAGGCAGAAATATATTCGCGCTGTCACAGCCGCTCCCACATTTGTATGTTATGTGGGGGTTTTTGTTTTTAAGGCGAGTCCAGTGGCCACCGAGAGCTCAGGACCGCAGGCATCAAGGGCAGTTCGCATTTCGGGATTGAAATTGACATGTTGCCAGGTATTGCCGATGGTGCAGGGGAGTGAGAGATGTTCACTGAAGAATGAGGTGATGCCAGGGAGATGAGCAATTCCACCGGTGAGAATGATACTGCGCACGTTTGTTTGTTTGGCAGATAAAATTCGTTTTATCTCCTTGATCAAAAAAGATTCTACAATAAATTTGATAGAAGCGGGGGCGGTATTGGCAGTCGACGCATGGATCAGAGTGGTTTCACGTCGGATCGATGAGGCGCGATCGAGGCTAATATTGAGTGCATTGGCGATGTGTTCATCGATTGCACTGATACCAATGTTTAAGTTTCGGACGATCAGTGGCAGGTGATTGGCGAAGACAACAATGTTTGCATTATGCGCACCCATATCAATGACTAGATGTCCGTCTGGATCGGCTGGCAGGACGGATCGTTGCAGCGCATTAATTTCAGTTTCTAGTGCCACTAATCCTAGATCGGCAGCCTTGATAACGCGGACATACCGGTCAACTACCTCTCGAGCCGCAGCAGTGAGTACGACCGTGATAGTGCCGGCAGCTGAGGGTTCAGGCGAGACGACATGCCAATCAAGCGCCATCTTATCCAAAGGCAAGGGGATCATGCGTTTAGCTTCCCACTGTACGGCAGAGGCGAGTTCTTTTGCTGACATCGTGGGTATTTCGATCATGGTATGGAATACGTTGATCGCTGGAAGCGCGGCTACCACGCGATCAGTCGTTACCCGTGCAGCGCTTAAGAGCTGGCGGAGCGTGTTGACTGTTTCCTGGGCGTCAGCGTGGGAATCGCTGCGTACTGCCGCAGAATCATGAGCCGCTATGCCGTAGGTGACTAATCGATGCCCATTTGGTTGTGGTTCGAGCTCGACGAGCTTAATGGCGGACGAACCGAGCTCTAAGCCGATCACATTTTGGTTTTTTGGGGTAAAGAATGGCATAAGTTTATTATGAAATACTCAGCATAGATCGGACCAGTTGCTCATCGCTGGCGTATTCGAGTGCCGTGTCCACAGTAATTTCATTTGTTTTCGCCAGTTCGGCGAGGGACCAGTCGAGGGAAATCATTCCTTCGGCGCGTGAGGTTTGTATGACCGTTGGGAGTTGGTAGAATGATCCATCTTTGATATGGGCTTGGATAGGCGGAGTATTAAGCATCAGCTCGGCCACCGGTATGGTGCTCCCGCCGACGCGAGGGATAAGGCGCTGGCAAATAGTGCCCATTAAATTCGACGCAAGCCGCTCCCGCATGCGCGGCTGTTCACCGCCGGGGAAACGATTAATAATATGTTCAAGGGTTTTGACGGTGGTATTAGCTTCTACATTGGCAATCACCAGACGGCCTGAAGCAGCGATGGAAATGGCCGCGCTAATAACTTGGGGGGTAGCTAATTCGGAGAGCACCAGGATATCTACATCTTCTTGGGTTATGGTGCGGATAGCTCGTTCGAACGATACTGCATCCCGGCCGACTTCGCGCTGCTCTATGATGCTGCGCTGGCTCGAAAAGATGTATTCGATGGGACGCTCTACCGTTAAAATATAGGCCGATCGCGTGGTATTAAAATGTTGAATCAGCGAGGCGGCGGTGGTTGTTTTCCCTGAACCAAATGAACCAGAAATAATAAGCAACCCGTGGGTAGCTTGTGCGAATTGATCGATGGCCGTCGGAAGCCCCAATTTTTCTAAAGGGATCAGCTCATTGCCAATCAGTCGTAAATAGGCGGCTAATACCCCCCGCTGATAAAAAATATTAATCCGGTAGCGCGTTTGGCGATTGAGCTGGTAGGCGAGGATTATTTCCCGCTCTTCATCGAGTATTTTTTCCTGCTCATTATCGAGCACCACCTCGACAAACGTTTCCATGAAATCCTTGGTAATGATCGGTTCGTCAGGGAGGGGTACCAGCTCATTATGCAGGCGCATGGTTGGGGGCGTACCTACGGACAGATGAACGTCGGCAGCGCGTTTGGCGGCAATGGTCGTCAGAATGCGATCAATGGCGAGTTTTGTTTGGGTATCCATAATTAGTTGAAATGATTGGCGGCATGCTCCGGCGAATGGGCGCAGGCATCAGTCACAGCGGCAACGGTTCGTTTGATAAAGGCGGGTAATAATTTTTTTTCTGCTGCGGAAAACCGCTCGAGGACGAAGGCCTCGGTATCAAATGGGTGTTCGGGCCGGATTCCCATACGGAACCGTACGCAAGCGCGGGAGTGTATAGCCGTCAGGACTGAATCGACGCCGCGATGTCCGGCGGCTGATCGACCTCGGCTGATACGGAGTGTGCCAAATGAGAGATCGATATCATCATGAATGATCCAGATGCGTTCTGGTGTGAGATTGTAGAATGCCGCAATCTGTTGTACCGCAAGGCCGGACCGATTCATGAAGGTCGTTGGTTTGACGAGCAGCACATTTTTATCGGCCAGGGTAATCGTTGCCAGGGCGGCAGAAAATTTTGTCTGGAGGCGGGTTTGCGCCAGTGCGTCGATGACCTGCCAGCCGAGATTGTGCCGGGTAGCGGTATAGGTGCGGCCAGGATTGCCCAGGCCGACGAGGCAATACTCAAACATGCTTTTTGTGGAGGTTAATACGAACTTCGGTTCCAGCATAATCGTACCGCTTCCGGAGTTCTTTTTCCAGATAATTACAATAGGCTGGGTTGATCAGTTCGGCATGCTTGGCAAACAGGGTGAAGCGGGGCGGCCGGATGCCGGTTTGCTCCAGGCGGAGGAAGGTGGCTGATTTGGTCCCTTTGCTCGGCAGGGCTTTTTTGGGCGGATTCTGGGTAATGAGCTGATGCAGCTCTGCTTCGGTCATTCGGCGCTGGCGCATCTCGGCGATGGCAATCGTTTGCTGAAGTAATACATGAAGCCGTTGTTTGTCCACGGCTGAGGTAAAGATGAGCGGTGCCCAGCCGAGGGCGGGGAAATACCGTTGGTAGCGCGCGCGGTGTTCGCGGATGGCACGCGGACTTTTGTCTTTCACCCGGTCCCACTTATTTGCCACCAAGACTATGCCGTTACCAGCCCGGCGCGCGTGTTCGGCAATAATTTGATCTTGAACGCTGAGCGGTTCGCTCACATCGGTTACTACCCAAGAAATATCAGAGTGCTGAATCATCCATTTGGTTTTATCAGCGCTGTGTTGCTCCAGTTTATCCGTTTGTTTGCGATCTCGACGGAGCCCAGCTGTGTCAACCAGGACAATGGTTTTATCTTTAAACGTGAGCGTGGTGTCGTTCGGTTCGCGAGTGGTATGGGGAATAGGGGTGACGATGACGCGTTCTTCGCCGAGGATAGCGTTAAACAGCGATGATTTACCAACATTGGTTTTCCCAATAATTGAGACAGTAATATCCGTCGTGGGTGCCTGATAATTTCGAGCTGGAATATGGTGGACGATGACATCGAGCAGATCACCGGTTCCGACGCCGCTGACCCCCGAGACGAGATGGGGTTGGCCGAGGCCAAGATTTTGGAAATTAGGCGCCACCCGGCGGCGTTTCGCCGGGCCGTCAACTTTGGTGACGGCAAGCACGGTTGGTTTTTTCAATCGGCGTACTGATCGGGCGATCAGTCGGTCTTCGCTCCGCACTGGCAGAGTGCCGTCGCCGACGAAGACGATTAAATCAGCTCGCTCAACGGCGCGGTACGCATGCCGCTGTACTTCTTTTTCGATCGGTCCTTGGATCGCCGCATCCAAGCCGCCGGTATCAATTAATACAAAATCGCTCCCGCGCCAGGAGATGTGGGTACGGTGTAGGTCGCGCGTGGTTCCAGGGATATCAGAAACCAGCACCGCGCTCTGCTCAGCTAATTTATTGTAGAGCGTTGACTTTCCTGCATTCATGCGTCCGACGAGTACTACCTCGGGCAACCGGCGAGCCATAACGTTTGTAGGGTATTCTATTAGTTACTTGCTGTACTCAAGAGAGCCGGGTCGAGACGGTCATTGCCAATGATGATGAGAATATCTATATCTTCGGCTACCGTGGCGGGAATTGCTTTTTGATTTGAATTTATCAGAGCGGGGATAGCTGGTGCCAAGCGGGCATTGAGTAGAGTTTTCAGGGCAGCTAAGGTATATGGCTTCGTGCCGCCGGTATAATCATAAATCGTGGTTTGGGTGACCGCTGTATCAGTTTCCGCATTAGCCACTTTGACTACATTATACAGCTGCGTCGTGAGTAATTCGGCGGTATCGGTGGCCAGTCCTTCCTGGGTCGTACCATTTTGTACTTCGATACGTGCGTCTTCTTTTACGATGGCGCTTGTATCAAAGACGTTGGCAATACGGGCATTGATTTCAGTAAAGTCTCCAGAGACCGGTCGGAGAATATAGGCTCCATCCAGCGTATGGTCAGATACGAGATATCCTTCAGGGCTGGTATCGAGGGTAACCGAAACAATATTTTCTTTCTGGATTGGTTCAAGCATTTTTGCCAGCTGGGCGATTTCCCAAATTTCCATGTTGGTTTGGTTGTGTTGTCCCAGACTGTCGAGCGCCGAGACTATGCTGGCGGGGTTTACCAATGAATTGACGGAAAAGAATTTATTTTTTAGCGCTAAGAGCACCTTTTGTTGCCGTTGTGATCGGGCAAAATCAGATCCTTCTCCATTATTGCCGTGGCGGGAGCGGACATATTGCAGCGCGCGTTCGCCATCCATTTCCTCGATTCCTTTGGTAAACGTGATCGTTTGATATCCATAGTTATAGTCTGGGTATTCGTAATCGGTAAAGCTTTGTGCGACATCTATTTCGATTCCACCCAGCTCATCAATGGCTTTGCGAAAGCCTTCGAAATCAATTCGGGCTGTGTAATGGATTGGCAATTCAAATGTTTCTGAGACGACGCGAGCTAACAGTGCTTCGCCACCGCCGGGGTAGTCGGACTGAACGCCAAAGGCTAATGCATTATTAATTTTGCGAAAGCCATAATCAGGGATTTCGACATACAAGTCGCGAGGAATTGAAACGGTTGCCATTTCATTGGTAGACGGTTTGTAGCTGATGAGAATAATGGTGTCAGCCAGGTATGATCCCTGGTGCCCCTCACCGCCAATGCCAGCCAGGAGGATATTGATCCGGTCAGCCGACTCACCTTTCAATTGGGGTTCGGGATTGTCGATGAGGTGCTTGATTTGATCAATAAAACCAATTTTTTCGCCGGTGGTTGAATTAGTGCTGTTTACGGCCAGGACAATCTTTGTGATAAAACCCAAACCGATCAATATAATAACCAGCGCTAATGCCAAACTGGACCACAACAGGAGGTGCGATCGTGATTTGGCAGGACGCGATTTCTTATCATTTCCCGGCGTCCCAGATGGTTGGTATATCGTGGGATCAAAACGCGGCCGCTTCGGGGTAGAGGATGGTGATTGTGGCTGCAAGAG from Candidatus Kerfeldbacteria bacterium includes these protein-coding regions:
- the tadA gene encoding Flp pilus assembly complex ATPase component TadA — translated: MDTQTKLAIDRILTTIAAKRAADVHLSVGTPPTMRLHNELVPLPDEPIITKDFMETFVEVVLDNEQEKILDEEREIILAYQLNRQTRYRINIFYQRGVLAAYLRLIGNELIPLEKLGLPTAIDQFAQATHGLLIISGSFGSGKTTTAASLIQHFNTTRSAYILTVERPIEYIFSSQRSIIEQREVGRDAVSFERAIRTITQEDVDILVLSELATPQVISAAISIAASGRLVIANVEANTTVKTLEHIINRFPGGEQPRMRERLASNLMGTICQRLIPRVGGSTIPVAELMLNTPPIQAHIKDGSFYQLPTVIQTSRAEGMISLDWSLAELAKTNEITVDTALEYASDEQLVRSMLSIS
- the pilM gene encoding type IV pilus assembly protein PilM; the encoded protein is MPFFTPKNQNVIGLELGSSAIKLVELEPQPNGHRLVTYGIAAHDSAAVRSDSHADAQETVNTLRQLLSAARVTTDRVVAALPAINVFHTMIEIPTMSAKELASAVQWEAKRMIPLPLDKMALDWHVVSPEPSAAGTITVVLTAAAREVVDRYVRVIKAADLGLVALETEINALQRSVLPADPDGHLVIDMGAHNANIVVFANHLPLIVRNLNIGISAIDEHIANALNISLDRASSIRRETTLIHASTANTAPASIKFIVESFLIKEIKRILSAKQTNVRSIILTGGIAHLPGITSFFSEHLSLPCTIGNTWQHVNFNPEMRTALDACGPELSVATGLALKTKTPT
- the der gene encoding ribosome biogenesis GTPase Der; translated protein: MARRLPEVVLVGRMNAGKSTLYNKLAEQSAVLVSDIPGTTRDLHRTHISWRGSDFVLIDTGGLDAAIQGPIEKEVQRHAYRAVERADLIVFVGDGTLPVRSEDRLIARSVRRLKKPTVLAVTKVDGPAKRRRVAPNFQNLGLGQPHLVSGVSGVGTGDLLDVIVHHIPARNYQAPTTDITVSIIGKTNVGKSSLFNAILGEERVIVTPIPHTTREPNDTTLTFKDKTIVLVDTAGLRRDRKQTDKLEQHSADKTKWMIQHSDISWVVTDVSEPLSVQDQIIAEHARRAGNGIVLVANKWDRVKDKSPRAIREHRARYQRYFPALGWAPLIFTSAVDKQRLHVLLQQTIAIAEMRQRRMTEAELHQLITQNPPKKALPSKGTKSATFLRLEQTGIRPPRFTLFAKHAELINPAYCNYLEKELRKRYDYAGTEVRINLHKKHV
- a CDS encoding LCP family protein; translation: MPDLLQPQSPSSTPKRPRFDPTIYQPSGTPGNDKKSRPAKSRSHLLLWSSLALALVIILIGLGFITKIVLAVNSTNSTTGEKIGFIDQIKHLIDNPEPQLKGESADRINILLAGIGGEGHQGSYLADTIILISYKPSTNEMATVSIPRDLYVEIPDYGFRKINNALAFGVQSDYPGGGEALLARVVSETFELPIHYTARIDFEGFRKAIDELGGIEIDVAQSFTDYEYPDYNYGYQTITFTKGIEEMDGERALQYVRSRHGNNGEGSDFARSQRQQKVLLALKNKFFSVNSLVNPASIVSALDSLGQHNQTNMEIWEIAQLAKMLEPIQKENIVSVTLDTSPEGYLVSDHTLDGAYILRPVSGDFTEINARIANVFDTSAIVKEDARIEVQNGTTQEGLATDTAELLTTQLYNVVKVANAETDTAVTQTTIYDYTGGTKPYTLAALKTLLNARLAPAIPALINSNQKAIPATVAEDIDILIIIGNDRLDPALLSTASN
- a CDS encoding aminoacyl-tRNA hydrolase — its product is MFEYCLVGLGNPGRTYTATRHNLGWQVIDALAQTRLQTKFSAALATITLADKNVLLVKPTTFMNRSGLAVQQIAAFYNLTPERIWIIHDDIDLSFGTLRISRGRSAAGHRGVDSVLTAIHSRACVRFRMGIRPEHPFDTEAFVLERFSAAEKKLLPAFIKRTVAAVTDACAHSPEHAANHFN